The genomic interval GATCCTAAGGCTCCATTTGAGCCACCAATACTCTTGCCGGCTTTAATATCTTGAGCAAATTGCTCTACGTCTATTTCTATCTTCATATCTGTGTCCTTGGGTATTTGTTATTTTACCCGATTGACACAGAATTCTGAACGGTCCCTAAAGTAATAATTTCATCATAATGTTTATCAAGTGCACTTAATCTTTTTCTAGCCTTTTTAATTTCAGTAATGTTTTCCATATTTAACTCCTAATTTTTTTATATCTACTATTCGTTTTATTTCATGCCGTATTTGGATTTTTTTAAAGTAACTCGCATTGCATATGCTTTTACATCGTTAATATCCTGTATATCAATGATCTCTTTATCCTTTGCTGTATCTTGTAGCAAAGTATTCTCAACGCCATTTACCTCACATATCACAATAAAGTCAGCTAAGGCTATATCTGCCTTAATATAGTCCCAAAACTGCTCATGTGTATTTTCAATAATGGCCTGTGGTGCAATCACATTGATGCCCAAGTCAATAAGCTTTTTTGCTTGTTCAACTAAAACAATAGGGCTCATGTCGAACCCTATCAAAAGAAGCGCTGTGGCATCGATTTTTTGAACTTTAATCTTCGCCAATACAACATTAGACGCATTTATGAAATCTTGAGTTGATTTCTGATTTCTAAAAGTAAAAAGACCTAAATTTCGCTTTAAGACATCGATAGAACGTCCATAATGAGGGGCTAATGCTTTGGCGATACCTCGATCATTTTCAAAATATTGTAAAAGTTCAAAATACTTTTTCTCAGCAATGTTTTTTAAAGCATCCCTATCGCTGTGCATTGCTACTCCCTCTCTTTTTTGAATTCAGCTTCTAGCTTCTCAAACATTTGAACAATCTCCTCTTTAGAAACAGATTGGAAATCCTCATCACTCATATTGGCAAAAAAGCTTTTGTAAAAAGCCACCTGACTGATTGTTGTTGAATTGTCCATATGAAACTCCTTGTTTTTTGTTATATATAGACTATTCGTTTTATTTTTGGGGCAAAATCAAAAAAACTCTTGAATTAAATTCAAATACGTGTAAAAATACTGCATACGAAAATAATAGGATTCGATATGGACACACAAAGAATTTTAATCGACACATCAATCGCAGTAGAGGGTGGTGAGGCAATCATCGCTAAACTTGAAAAGATTGCACCAGTATTTGTGACTGATATTGTTCTTCAAGAACTTGACGGACATAAAAACAACGCAAACAGAGCAGTTGCTTTTCAAGCAAGAGAGTTTTTTAGACAACTTGGAAATAGTAATGGCATTGCGCTAGATGTTTTACCTCTTGATGGTATGAAGTTAGAAAAAACAGATACATTGCGTAAAATGTTTTTAGGTGCTACTCCATTACATGTAATTGTAAGAAAGCCATATAAATCAAGAGATATTAACGATTCTAAGATTATTGAAATCGCAAAAGATTATAATATGACATTAGTAACGCTAGATATGGCGCAAAGGGTTAGAGCGATGAGCGAAGGAGTTAACGTGAAAGTGTTGAAAGTTAAAGAGGGGAAAAAAGCAAATTTTTTGAGCCACTTGCAAATTCAAATCCAAGCAAGTAGCTAGTTTTTTACTATAGCTGTTTCTAACTTTTAAAAAATCATTTTACTCGTGTATTGAACGAAATTGTAACTTTTTATCTCAAATTCATCTAAAAATCATATTTTTACCTCGTGCTTTATGGTTTTATTGTTAAATTTACATAGTTTTTGTATTTTTTCTCATAGAATCAAGTTAGAAGTTTTAAACTTTGATGGATACAGACACATAGAATTCCAAATGCTAAAACTGAAGCCACTTTAGTAGCTTCTTGATAATAAATTGTATTACATCCGAAATCTTCTTTAAGGTATTTATTGACTCTCTCAACCATACTTCTTTGGTTGTAGTGATGGGTATCTGAACTTTGAGTAAGGTTTAGCATTTCAATTTTTTTTGTTCTTCAAGTTTTAGTTCTATTTTT from Sulfurospirillum multivorans DSM 12446 carries:
- a CDS encoding type II toxin-antitoxin system VapC family toxin, translating into MDTQRILIDTSIAVEGGEAIIAKLEKIAPVFVTDIVLQELDGHKNNANRAVAFQAREFFRQLGNSNGIALDVLPLDGMKLEKTDTLRKMFLGATPLHVIVRKPYKSRDINDSKIIEIAKDYNMTLVTLDMAQRVRAMSEGVNVKVLKVKEGKKANFLSHLQIQIQASS